Genomic window (Sediminispirochaeta smaragdinae DSM 11293):
AACCATCGTCGGGGATATGAATGATGAGGCTGCGATCGCCTCAAAACTTGCGGGAATGCACTTCGATGCGGTGGTTGAGTTTATCGCCTTTAGCCCCGATCAGGTGGAGCGGGATATTCGCCTGTTTACTGGTAAGACGAAGCAGTATCTCTTTATTTCCACCGCCTCCGCTTATCGTAAGCCTCCGGTCCATCATGTGATGACCGAGGCGACCCCTTTGGAGAATCCCTATTGGGACTATTCTGCAAAAAAGATTGCCTGTGAGCGGATTCTTGAGAGGGCGTACCGAGCCTCCGGCTTTCCCGTTACCATTGTCAGACCTTCCCATACCTACAGCAGTCGATGGATTCCCACGGCGTGGAGCTCTTCCGATTTTACCGTTGCCGCCAGAATGCTGGCGGGAAAAGAGGTCATTGTTCATGGCGACGGACAGTCCCTTTGGACCCTCACTCATACCAAAGATTTCGCCGTTGGCTTGGTTGGGCTTCTCGGTAATCCTGCGGCCATTGGTGAGGCCTTTCAGATTACCGGGGATCAGGCTCTTACCTGGGAGGCCATCCACATGGCCGTCGCCGCAGCCCTTGGTGTTGAGGCGAGGATCGTCCATGTACCCTCGGACTTTATCGCTGCGGTCGATCCCGAGATGGGAGCCCATTTCCTCGGCGACAAGGCCTGCTCGGCCCTTTTCGACTGTTCCAAGCTCAAACGTCTTGTGCCCGAGTTTCGAACAACCATCCCCTTTCATCAAGGCGTTCGAGAATCGGTAGCATGGTATCTTGCCGATCCGGCCCGCCAACGTGTAAATGAGCAGATCGATGAGGTAATTGAAAGGGTCCTTAGTGCCTGGCACCGGGGAATGCAGGCAGCGCTTTCCTGATGCAATGTGATAACCATCAAAGGAGCTTTGAGTGCGTTTTCAGGTTGGACTTATAGCCCCTCTTTGGTCATCGGAAAGGATCCTTGAGATAGCCAAAGAGTTTTCTGATGACCTGGAGCTTGTTCCTTTTGTCTTTGAACGGCTGGAGGAAATTGCAGATATTCTCGATGAACATATGGAAGCCTTTCCTTTCTGGCTTCTTTCCGGCCCCTTGCCTTTTGCAGTTGCTAAGCATCATGTAGGCCCTGTTGAAAATCTTGTATATTGCCGAGTGACGGAAACCGGACTTTTGATGGAACTCTTGAAGATGGCATTTGAATGTCATTCATTTCTGGAAAAGTTATCGATTGATTTTATTGATGATGCTGCTGATATTGAAGAGGTGCTGAATGAATTGGGCCTCCCGCGACATGATGTTAAGGTGAAGCGCTATAAGATTCCTGTAGTCGAAGAAGAGATCCTCAAATTTCATCAAGATTTGTGGGAAAGCAAAGCGATACAGTACGTAATAACAACAATCCCTTTTGTATACAAATATCTCAAGCAGAAAGGTGTTCCTGTATACGGGGTGCACTCATCACGGCTTGAAATTCGCCTGTCGCTTGAACTTCTTATAGAAAAAATCCGCGGTTCCTATTTCCGTAATACGCAGTCGAGTTTGGTAATGTTTGAGATAGAAGATTTTGATGCGCTTATTGAGAAGGCCCAAACTCCTTATAAACTTCAGCTTTTAGAATTGAAAATTCGCAATATGCTGCTTATGTACAGTGAGGGAATTGGCGGGTATCTTGTTTATAAGGAAAACGGCCATTATGAAATTTTTGCTTCAAGAGGGCGTATTGAACAAAAAATCAGTGAACTTCAGGATGTAAAAACTTCAATCGCCCTTGACTTGGACAGTACCATTACTATCGGTATTGGATATGGTGAAACTGTTTTTGCTGCCCAGATTAATGCATATAAGGCCTTAAAGCATTCCCGGCAGGGGAGACACATTGTTGTTGTAGAAGATGGGCGTGAAATCATCGAATATGATAATGAGGCTGGAACGTTGCAGTATGGTACCTCATCCGATGATGAGGTACTGAATCGTCGTCTGCGTGAAGCAAAGGTCAGTATCAGGACATATAGAAAAATACAAGCTTATTCCCGTAACTTAAGTCCTGCTGGTTTTTCTGCGGCTGAAATAGCGCAGCAGATGGGAGTAACCAATCGTAATGTTCGTCGCATATTGGCCGGTCTTTTCCGTGTTGGCCTCGTTAAGGCTATAGGTGAAGAGAGTATTGGGGCCAGTGGTCGTCCTGGACGGATTTATCAATTTGTAGCGATCGATCAATCTCTTTCATAGTATCTTCAGGTAGAAAAATGTGGACAGGATGGATAGTGTATGGTATAAATTACGGTATAATTAAGGAATAGTTCCTTAATTATACCGATGATAATGCGCATATGCGAGAAAGGAACACACAAAGATGGCAAGTGAGACGCAACAAGTGGAGACGGATATTTCGGCCCTATTTTTCGAGGCCGTTGAATGGAGAAGAAGTTTACATCGCCACCCTCAATCGGGGTGGTTGGAATTTTATGCTACGGGCTTTGTTGCAAAAAAGCTTGAATCTTGGGGGTATCAGGTTTTGTTGGGTGATAAGATAATTGACCCTCATTCGCGTTTGTTTTTGCCTGCTCCCGAAACCATGGATGAGGCGTATGGGAATGCCCTTTCTGCTGGTATTGATGAACAGTATATTCGTCCTGCCAAAGGAGGGCTGACCGGTGTTGTCGGTATTATTCAGGGAAAACAACCTGGTCCTGTGATTGCATATCGGTTTGATATTGATTCCTTAGAAATAACAGAAACAAGCAATCCTGAACTGGCAGCTAACAAAGAGGGTTTTGTCTCTTGCTATAGAGGATATGCACACATGTGTGGCCATGATGCAAATACGGCAACAGGACTTCTATTAGCAAAATATCTCTCACAAAGAGTCGACTCATTATGCGGTACCGTTAAATTGATTTTTCAGCCGGATGAGGAACGGCTATCGGGTGCTAAATCCATGGTTGCCGCAGGTGTTGTCGACGATGTTGATTATTTAATGGCCGGGCATATTGCGGCAACCATGGCTGAAACTGGAGCTGTTGCTTTTCATGTTTCAAATATGCTGTCGGTATCACGTTCTGAAATCACCTTTCACGGTGCATCGGCCCATTCTACAGGAAGACCGGATCTCGGTAAAAACGCAATCCTCGGAGCCTGTAGTGCCGCTTTGAATCTTCACACCATTGCCAGACACGGAAATGGCCTTTCTGTAGTCCATGTCGGTAAGATTACCGGTGGCGACAGCTGGAATAATGTAGCGGACCGCGCCTCATTGTGGATAGAAGTCCGGGCAGCAAGTTCCGATATTGATGCGTATCTTCAACGGAGAGTACAGCGAGTCTTGGAGGGGGCAGCCGAAAGCTATGATTTGCATGTGGAGAGTCGATTGGTTGTGAGTTCTGAAGCGGGCCATAACTCTCCTGAGCTGATAGAGCTTGGAAAGCGGGCAATCGATGGGCTTTCTTGTGTAACTGCTGTTCCTACGGCGCAGGTCAATGCTTCTGAAGATTTTGTGGCAATGGCAAACATTGTCCGGAGGCGGGGAGGGCAGGCCATGTATATGCTTCATGGGAGTCCTGTGGGAGGAGGCCTCCATAGTGATTCGCTCGAAATTGATGAAAAGGTAATTCGCAATGCTGCAGTCACATATGCGGCGATCTACGAAGCGCTTACAAAATTTACTATATAGAAGAATTACAACATTATAGGAGGTTTGCATGAAAGGAGGCAAAGGTACAGATTCAGGAGCATTGGGCGGTTTTTTCGCAGTTGTAAAAGACAGCCGGCTCATACTATCTGTCGTTGGTATCGTTGTTGTATCGGAATTGATAGGAATTGTCAAAATCCCTTTAGGTGCTTCTCTGTCAATAGCACTGTTTCCGATGCTTTATGCCATGGTTTTGGGAATGTTTTCTTATTTTTTGAAAGTGGTGAAAAAAGAACAGAGCCAAAAAGCAGAGAACATGATTTTGTTAGCGATCCTTCCTTTGATAGCGAAACTTGGTATGTCTATTGGACCATCCCTTTCTAAGCTATCGGATATGGGGCTTGCTATCTTGCTTCAGGAATTCGGCCATGTCGGTTCAATTCTTATTGCTCTACCTATTGGTCTTTTGTTTGGGTTTCGCCGTGAATTAGTGGGAATGACCCACTCTATTGGCCGGGAGGCAAATGTATCACTTATTGCCGAACGTTACGGTATCGATTCGGATGAGGGAAGAGGCGTTATGACCATTTACATTGTCGGAACCTTGTTGGGAACCCTGTTTTATGGATTGATGGTTCCCGTTTTTGTAAAAATGATTCCCTCTCTCCATGTTGAAGCGTGGGCACTTGCATCCGGGGTTGGTAGCGGCAGTATGATGGCTGCTTCCAGTGGGGCCCTTAGCACCGTTTTTCCCGATCGTGCCAAAGATATCTTGGCCTATGCTGGGGCCAGCCAGGTCCTAACGACTGCAACGGGATTGTATATGTCAATTTTTATTTTTTTACCTCTTACCAACCGCCTCTATGCGTGGTTGTCGCCTATTATCGGAAAGAAAAAAGATGAGGAGAAAACATATGAGTGATTCCGCTTATTCTCTGAGGTTTGTTTCAACGTTTTGTATCTTGCTGGTTGTTTCTCTTCTGATCATGTTGGGAATTGGAGTTGGCTATCATACCTCTCCTCTGGAAGTGATACCGGGGCTGCTTCTCTTTTCGTTTCTCTCTCTTGGTGGACTTCTTCTTGCCGATATCGTTCCTATTCCCTTTCCCGCTGTCGGGTGGGTGGCTGTTTTAGGGGTCATCTTTTCTGTTCCAGGTCTTCTTCCCTGGACCAATTCTTTTATTGACTATGCAAACAGGATTCCTTTTCTTGCTACCGCCACCCCTCCATTAGCTTTTGCAGGGATAGCGGTGGGCAAAGATTGGAGTAAATTCAAAAAGGTCGGCTGGAAGGGACTATTTGTTGTTTTTCTCGTATTTTCCGGTACATTCGTGGGGTCCGCTCTGGTTGCGGAATTTCTGCTTCGTCTGACAAAAGCTATATAGAAAATTCTTTTTTGCAGTGTATTTCGCTTCTTTCATGAGCCGCAGCAGGACTGCGGCTTTTATTCTTTGTTACAAATAAACTTCCACACTTTCTCCCGCCTTAAGCTCCACCGCTTTTTCAGGCAGTAGGAGTTGTATCGGTTTTCCCTTGCCTTTATGTTCGAAACGGGCCTGCTTTTTTCCCACAGTAACTTCGATTCTGTTACCATGGTAATAAAAGGGGAACGAGAGCTTTTTCCACACTTCAGGTAAGGCAGGTTCAAAGCGGATTCCCCCTTCGTAAGCCTCTACGCCGGCAAAGCCCTGGATTGCCATCTGGCGGGCGATGCCGCATGCTGCGGTATGAATACCGCCGATGAAGGTCCCGCCGCTTATGGCCGGCTTGGAATTGTAGAGGTCGATGAGCCCTGCCTCGAGAAAATAACGGTAGGCCTCATCGGCGAAACCGAGGCGGGCGGCGACAATGGCATGGACTGCCGGACTCAGGGATGAGCGGTGTTGTGTCCGTTTTTCATAATAGCGATAGTTGCGACGCATTGTCTCTTTATCGTACAGGTGGGGGTACTGGTAAAAAAGCTGTATCACATCGGCCTGCTTGATCACCTGGGTTTCGAAGGCAATGCCGTTTGGCCAGCCCCAGTACTCATTACTGTCTTTCAGGCGTCCGGCAAGCTCGGAGGGCGCTATATCCTCCAAATCAAAATAGCCGTCGAATTGAGGAAGTAACCCCGTCGTTGGATCTATGCCAGGAATGAAGAGTTTGTCGGCGATGTCCTTCCAGAGTGCGATTTCTTGTTCTTCAAGTTGTAGTAGCGATGTGAGCTCCTCAAGGCGCTTTGGCTGCTCTCGTTTCAAGCGTTGCAGAGTTTCAAGGGCCTCGGTAAGTGCAAAACGACACTGGACGTTGGTAAAGAGGTTGTTGTTTGCATTCTCATGGTACTCGTCGGGACCTAGTACCTGGTGGATCTCATAGCGGCCCTTGCGGGGAAGCCAGACCACCCTGCTGGCGATAAACCTGGCAACTTCAAAGAGGATTTCCGCCCCCTCTCCAACAGTGAAAGCGTGATCGTCGGTGGCAATGCGGTAGCTTCGTATGGCATAAGCAATATCTGGACTTATGTGAATTTGCCAGTCGTTGAAGTGGTTCCTGATTTTCCTTCCTGTCAGCACATCTTTGAAAAAATAGTCGGGACAAAGCTCGTCCCCGCTGTCCCCGCTGATCCAGGCGTAAAAGGCCCCCTCGAAACCGAGTCGGGCCGCCTTGCGCCTTGCTCCGTCCAAGGTTTTGTAGCGGTAGATTAAAAGCCGTCGCGCGGTTTCCGGCTGGGCGTAGAGGTGTCCGGGGAGGTTGAATATCTCCTGGTCCCAAAATGCCGCCCCCTGATATGCCTGGCAGGAGAGTCCTCTTGCTCCGATGGGAAGATGGTCACTATGGGCGGGGGTGGCAATGACGTTATGATAGGTATTGAAGTTGAGTATGCCCCAGGCATCATCATCGCTATCGACGGAAACAGTGTAACGCTCCCAGATTTTTTTCCAGCAGGCCTCGTGTTCCTCTCGTATGGCATCAAAACCTTGCTCTAAAAACTGTTTTGCATCTTCTTCCGCCTCTTCCTGGGGAGTGGGGAGATCCCGGGAAGAGTAGATACTTACACCTACATCGATGGTTACGCTTTCGCCTGCCCTGAGGTCGAGGTGAAAAGGGCGCAGCATGATGCCTTCTTGTATCGTAAAATTGGTCCCTTCCTTTGGTTTTGTTCCATTCAGAAGAAGTGCCTGGCGGAGGGCTATATCGATACCGGACTGGCCTGTTCTCATATCGATGCCTGGGCCAGCGTTTGTAGCCCTTTGCGCCTTTGCAAGGGTTGCAAAGTGATTGCCATTGAGGCTCCACACATCGGTATCGATACCGACAACCGCGATTATGGAACAATCGGTATCTGCGGAGAGAACTATGCGCTGAGCAAGGAGATGGATGCCGCTGATATTTGCCAGCCGAGTGAAGGAGCAGGTCATGCGCCCGCTTTCGGGAAGGTCGAAATCCATGGAACCTGATAGCAGTGCCTTTTCCAAATCAAGACGTAGGAAGCTTTTTGCCTCGGGAGCAGTTGAGGTTTGTAAGGCTTTTCCTTCTGCATTCTCTACCCGAAAATAGAGGCCGTTTGGTATAGAAGAGAGTTCGCTCCAGGTACCATCAGCGTTGTCCCAGGTATCCTCGACCACACAGGCAACATATGATTCTTTTCGCCAATGGGGAAAGGTTCCCCGGTAGCCGAGATATCCGTTTGCACAGAGGAAGTTGCTACCCATTGCAACGACTCCTTCCTCATTGTGTACACCCTGTTCGAGTAGCCAAGGACCTGCGAAGTGGGGCGAGCTCTTCATTATTTACTCCTTTCGATATATGAGTTTTCGTAGTATAATTGGTTATGCAACCGTGTGCAAGGACGCTTTTTTCGATTATTGCTGCAAATGAAACGTTTTTTTCGCTATACTGACGAAGTTTTTATCAGGAGCTGGAAGATGGAGAAAGAGCACAAACCGGTAACAATTAAAGATATTGCGAGAATCGCCGGTGTTAGCCATTCGACGGTGTCGCGAAGCCTTAACAATAGTTCTCTCATTTCTCAGGCCACAAAGCAACGTATACAGAAAATCGCCAAAGAATTGAATTTTGTTTTCGATTCAAGTGCCCGCAGTCTTTCTACCGGAAGAACGGGAAGCGTTGCGGTAATTTTCCCCGAACTCTTTGATTATTTCGGAAATTCGCTGTACATGGGGATGTTGATTCAAGGGGTTCGGCATGGTTTCGATCGTTTTTCCATCGACAGCATCGCCACTTTTGCCAAGAACGAATACACCGGTGAAAGTAATATAAGAAGACTTATCAGTCGGCGAAAGATTGATGGCCTGTTAATTGTCCATCCCGAGATTGACCCCGGAGATTGGGAATATATCGAAAAATCGGGGATTCCCTTTGTTGTACTTCACTTTAAACCGAGAAGCTATGATTATTCTCACATGAATTATCTTTTTACCGATCACGTCTATGGTGGCGAACTTGCAACGCGTAGACTGATTGAATCGGGGTGCCGAAAAATTCTCTGCCTCAGTGAAGATTCTGTCGAACCGCAGTTTCAAGAGCGTACTGATGGGTATAAACGTGCTCTTGCCGAGGCAGGAATCCCTTTTGATGCTCGACTTGTGAAAAAAGGAATGGTTTCATTCGAATTTGGGTATCGCACGATACTTGAGATGCAAGATCGCCTGCATGAAATTGACGGTATCTTTGCCGAGGCGGATCTTGTTGCCATCGGCTGTATTGAGGCGTTGAAAGGCCTTAGTGTTTCTATTCCTGGTGATATACCGGTTATCGGCTACGATGATACTGAGCTCGGTGCGGTTTTTCATCCACCGCTCACTACTATTCATCAGCCTCGGGAGGAGCATGCAGGACTTGCTTGTGCTCGTCTTGTAGAGTTAATTGAAGGAGCGGGGGATCCGCCTATGCAGCTTATTGTCAAGCCGCAGTTGATTGAGCGGGAGAGCTGCCCATAGTGTCCGGAATCGTGGTGATTCCTTTACCTTTAAGCCCAGGCATAAGAGGGCAGATAGTCAATCGTCCTTTTTTGTATCGTTCTTACTATAAGTAACTACGAGAAAAGGAGATTTTATTCATTTTCCACCACGATTCCGGACAGTCGTTGACTTTACCAAATCATAGAATTTTGGTAAGAAATCATCATGACCAATACACACAACGATGCTGTGGTTATCGCTCTCAGTGGCGGTGTCGATTCCAGCGTTGCCGCCTGGATGCTATCCAGGCAGTCAGGCAGGATCTTCGGTGCCACCCATTACATCCAGGATGACTCTCCCTGCTGCAATACCAAGACGATTTATCGGGCCCGGGTAATCTGCAGGGACCTCGGTATTCCTTATCGCCTGCTGGATATGCGAAGCTCCTTCCGGCAAAGTGTCGTTGATCCCTTTGTGGAAACGTATCGCCGTGCAGAGACCCCAAATCCCTGCGTTCGCTGTAATGAACGGCTTCGTTTCGGTGATTTTTATCATCAGGTTCGCAGGCTTCTCGTCGAAGAGGGGGCTCTTCGTGAAACTGAGAGGCCGCGTATCGCCACTGGCCACTATGCCCGAACCGCGGTGGTGGACGGGGTTTCCTATATTCGCAAAGGGGTTGATCCCTCCAAGGACCAGTCTTATATGCTTTACCGAATTCCAAGGGATGTTCTTCCCTATGTCTGTTTTCCCCTTGGTGAATATACAAAAAAAGAGGTGGTGGAGATTGCCCTCCGTGAAAATCTCCCGACCAAGAGCATAAAGGAGAGTCAGGACATCTGTTTTGCCGACGGTGGCTATATTGATTTCCTTCGCCATCGTCTTGGAACCGAATTTGTTGATCGTCCGGGGGATCTTGTGGATAATTCCGGCAAGCGGCTGGGGCAGCATCGCGGCTACCTGCATTACACCATTGGTCAACGCCAAGGGCTTGGCCTTGGGGATGGGCCTTGGTATGTTTCGCAAATTGATGGTGATGCCAATAGGGTTGTTGTCGCCCGTAAAGGGGAGTTCGGTACCCAACGTTTTAGCCTTTCCGAGGTGATCTGGGATCTCCCTGATGCTCCTCCTTTCGAATGCATGGTTAAAATACGCTATAACTCAGGAGAAGTCCCCTGCCGGGTTGAGGGATTGCCCGAATCCGGTTCACTTCTGGTTGAACTGGAAGAGCCGGCCTCTGTCACTCCCGGCCAGTCAGCCGTCTTTTATCGGGATGATTTGGTGATTGGCGGCGGAATCATCGACCGATAGGCCTCTTTCCCCCTTTACATCCTGCCGGTAAAAATTATAGTTATGTGCAAACATATTTTCATTTTTACGGACAGGTTTAATATATGGACGGAAAAACACTGGTAATTGTCGAGTCTCCAACGAAAGCACGCACGATAAAACGCTTTCTTCCGAAGAATTTCATTGTTGAAGCAAGCGTCGGTCATGTTCGTGATCTTCCTCAATCAGCCTCAGATATTCCAAAAGAGTTAAAGAAGGAGGAATGGGGTCGCCTCGGTATCGATATCGATAATCAATTCCGTCCCTTATATGTCATTCCCCGGGGGAAGGGTAAGATTATCCGCGAGCTAAAGAAACGGATCAAAGAGGTTGATCTCGTGCTGCTTGCCACTGATGAAGATCGTGAGGGAGAGAGCATATCGTGGCATCTTACCGAGGTGCTGCAACCCAAGGTGCCGGTGAAACGCATGGTTTTTCATGAGATTACCAAAAAGGCGATTGAACGGGCATTGGAGAATGAACGCGCTATCGACATGGACCTGGTCAATGCCCAGGAAACTCGACGTATTCTCGATCGTCTCTACGGTTATACCCTAAGTCCCCTTATCTGGAAGAAAATTGCCTATGGTCTTTCTGCCGGTCGGGTTCAGAGCCCCGGCCTGCGTCTCATTGTTCAAAGGGAACGGGAACGAATTTCCTTTGTGAAGTCTGTATATTGGGATATAAAGGCTGAACTCTTTCCTGAGGATGAAAAGAAGAGTTTCGAGGCGAAACTTGAATCCCTCGACGGCAGCAGAATTGCCGGGGGTAAAGACTTCGATCCTGCCACTGGTAAGCTGCTGCCAAATAAAAAGAATGTTGTCGTTGTTGATGAAGCCACTGCCCGAAGCCTGGAAAAGGAGCTTGCCGATGTCCGGTGGGCCGTCTCCGAGCTCTCGGAGAAGCATTCCAAGACACGGCCTGCACCTCCCTTTATCACCAGTACCCTTCAGCAGGAGGGAAACCGGAAACTGCGAATGTCGGCACGGGAGACCATGCGCACCGCTCAGAGGCTCTATGAGCAGGGCTTTATCACCTACATGAGAACCGACTCTCCGACCCTTAGCGCCGAGGCCCTTCAGGGGGCTCGTAGTGCGGTTCAGGAGCTTTATGGGAAGGAGTATCTCTCTGAAGCCCCCCGTCAGTATGCTGCAAAATCCAAGGGGGCGCAGGAGGCTCATGAGGCAATTCGTCCGGCTGGAGAGCGTTTCCGTCATCCCGATGAAACGGCTCTTTCCGGCAGGGAAAAATCCCTGTACACCTTGATTTGGAAACGGACCCTTGCCAGTCAGATGGCCGAGGCACGAAAGGTCTCTGTCACTGCAAAGATCGATGCCGGACGGACGCGGTTTTCGGCAACAGGAACGAGAATCGAGTTTCCCGGATTTATCCGCGTCTACGTAGAGGGCAAGGATGACCCCGAAGCGGCTCTCGACGACAAAGAGACGTTTCTTCCTCCTCTGGCCGAGGGACAGGAACTTAGCCTGAAGGGGCTTGAAAGTCTTGTCCATGAGACCAAGCCCCCAGCCCGCTTTACCGAAGCCACCCTGGTGCGGGAGCTTGAAAGTCTTGGGATCGGCCGTCCTTCTACCTATGCTACCATCATCAACACCCTATTTGAGCGACAATATGTGCGTAAGCAGGGAAATGCACTGGTTCCCACCTTTACCGGTTTTGCCGTTGTGCAGCTCCTTGAGCGCCATTTCCAGGAAATGATCGAATATAGCTTTACAAGCGACATGGAAGCTGCTCTCGACCAGATTGCCGTGGGAAAGCGGAATCGACTTGAGTACCTGACTTCCTTTTATTTGGGAGATTCCGGACTAAAAGCGCGGGTCGAGCATCGTGAAAAGGCGATTAAACCCGAGGAGTCGCGTACCATCGACTTGCCGCATATCACGGAGGGCATCAAGGTCGGTAAATATGGCCCCTACCTTGTGCAGCACCATGATGGTGAAGAGGTCCATGCCTCCATTCCGGAAGATATCGCTCCTGCGGATCTCCGTGAAGAGGAGATCCAGGAGTTGATTCGGGCCCAGAAAAACGGACCGGAACCCCTTGGCAGCGACCCTGAAAGCGGTGAACCTGTCTACTGCCTGACCGGTAGGTACGGCCCTTATGTCCAGCTTGGTGAAAAGAGTGACGACAATCCCAAGCCTAGACGTGCTGCCGTTCCCAAAGGGCTAAAGCCTTCGGAGGTCACGCTTGAGCTTGCTATCCAGCGCCTGAGTCTTCCTCGGGCACTGGGTATCAACCCGGCAACCGGCAAAGAGGTTTTGGTGAACGACGGTCGCTTCGGACCCTATGTCCTCCATGACGGAGAATTCCGTTCGTTGAAGAAAGATGACGATCTTTTTACGATAGGCCTCGATCGGGCCCTCGAGATTCTTGCCGAACCGAAGCGAGGTAGGGGGGGCGTTTCCGTTCTGAAGGATTTTGGAGCCATTGCTGATGGAGGGCGCAAGGTTGCCGTATACGACGGAAAGTACGGACCGTATATTAAATGCGGTGCAAAGAACATTCGTCTTCCGGATGACAAACGAGAGACGGAGGCGATCGAAAAACTTTCTTCGGAAGAGGTCCTTGAAATTATCAATACGGCTTCTAAGGCCAAGGGAAAGAAGTAAGATCAGAAATGTTCTGCCAGCCAGATGGAGATGGCGGCGAAGACCTTTTGTTTTTCCGGTTCGTTGAGAATCTCGTGGTATAAGCCGTCGAAAATTTCCAGTCTCTTGTCTGTTGATCCCAGGCCCTTAAGCAGCAATGTGCTGCATCCGGGGGCAACGATTCTATCTGCACTTCCGTGCATAATAAGGGCAGGCACCTTAACTCGCGCTAGTTTCTCCGCACTCGTTAGTTTGGATATCCTTAACATTTCCCTGCCCATCCGCGCCTTCATGGGACCGGTATAGACCAATGGATCCGCCACATAGGCCTCTACGACGCGAGTGTCTCTGCTGATTCCTGCCGTATCGAAAGGGCGTACACCCATATTCGGTGCCAAAGTTGCAAGCACCTTTGCACCCCACCGCAGGGGAAGGGAGACCCCTGCCTCGTTGCGTATTGCAGCGCCGGAGAGAATAAGTGCATCGATCTTGTCGGGGTGACGGCAGGCAAAGGCCGTTGCAATGGCACCTCCCATGCTGTGTCCGAGTAGAATAACAGGAAGCCCGGGCGTTTTCTTCTCCTGAGATTGTATGACCAACATCAGGTCGTCGAGGTAGCGTTCAAAATGAGGAATATCCGCCCGTCTCCCGCCTGATTGTCCGTGTCCGTAATGGTCAAAGGCTACAACCTTGAAACCGGATGAGGTGAGCACTTCGGCAAGTCCCCGGTATCGTCCCGAATGCTCGGCATAGCCGTGGGAAATAAAAATAGTCCCCTTCGGGGCCCTCTGTTTGAAGGCCTCGGCCGACCATACGCGGAGGAATCGTTTCCCTCCGTCGAAGCCCTGCATCGATTCATTATGTTCTGTCATATTGCGTTTTCCTCTTTCAGAAAAGTATTCAGGGCTTTGCCGAAAAGGTCAAGAAGGAATAGTATTGGGTTCTAATAAGTAGACAAATAAATAATAGAATTGAAAATAATTTTATA
Coding sequences:
- a CDS encoding SDR family oxidoreductase, with amino-acid sequence MNILFIGGTGNLSLDCSLRAISQGHRLYHLNRGHSPLSIPGVQTIVGDMNDEAAIASKLAGMHFDAVVEFIAFSPDQVERDIRLFTGKTKQYLFISTASAYRKPPVHHVMTEATPLENPYWDYSAKKIACERILERAYRASGFPVTIVRPSHTYSSRWIPTAWSSSDFTVAARMLAGKEVIVHGDGQSLWTLTHTKDFAVGLVGLLGNPAAIGEAFQITGDQALTWEAIHMAVAAALGVEARIVHVPSDFIAAVDPEMGAHFLGDKACSALFDCSKLKRLVPEFRTTIPFHQGVRESVAWYLADPARQRVNEQIDEVIERVLSAWHRGMQAALS
- a CDS encoding DUF3100 domain-containing protein, with protein sequence MKGGKGTDSGALGGFFAVVKDSRLILSVVGIVVVSELIGIVKIPLGASLSIALFPMLYAMVLGMFSYFLKVVKKEQSQKAENMILLAILPLIAKLGMSIGPSLSKLSDMGLAILLQEFGHVGSILIALPIGLLFGFRRELVGMTHSIGREANVSLIAERYGIDSDEGRGVMTIYIVGTLLGTLFYGLMVPVFVKMIPSLHVEAWALASGVGSGSMMAASSGALSTVFPDRAKDILAYAGASQVLTTATGLYMSIFIFLPLTNRLYAWLSPIIGKKKDEEKTYE
- a CDS encoding helix-turn-helix domain-containing protein — encoded protein: MRFQVGLIAPLWSSERILEIAKEFSDDLELVPFVFERLEEIADILDEHMEAFPFWLLSGPLPFAVAKHHVGPVENLVYCRVTETGLLMELLKMAFECHSFLEKLSIDFIDDAADIEEVLNELGLPRHDVKVKRYKIPVVEEEILKFHQDLWESKAIQYVITTIPFVYKYLKQKGVPVYGVHSSRLEIRLSLELLIEKIRGSYFRNTQSSLVMFEIEDFDALIEKAQTPYKLQLLELKIRNMLLMYSEGIGGYLVYKENGHYEIFASRGRIEQKISELQDVKTSIALDLDSTITIGIGYGETVFAAQINAYKALKHSRQGRHIVVVEDGREIIEYDNEAGTLQYGTSSDDEVLNRRLREAKVSIRTYRKIQAYSRNLSPAGFSAAEIAQQMGVTNRNVRRILAGLFRVGLVKAIGEESIGASGRPGRIYQFVAIDQSLS
- a CDS encoding glycosyl hydrolase family 65 protein produces the protein MKSSPHFAGPWLLEQGVHNEEGVVAMGSNFLCANGYLGYRGTFPHWRKESYVACVVEDTWDNADGTWSELSSIPNGLYFRVENAEGKALQTSTAPEAKSFLRLDLEKALLSGSMDFDLPESGRMTCSFTRLANISGIHLLAQRIVLSADTDCSIIAVVGIDTDVWSLNGNHFATLAKAQRATNAGPGIDMRTGQSGIDIALRQALLLNGTKPKEGTNFTIQEGIMLRPFHLDLRAGESVTIDVGVSIYSSRDLPTPQEEAEEDAKQFLEQGFDAIREEHEACWKKIWERYTVSVDSDDDAWGILNFNTYHNVIATPAHSDHLPIGARGLSCQAYQGAAFWDQEIFNLPGHLYAQPETARRLLIYRYKTLDGARRKAARLGFEGAFYAWISGDSGDELCPDYFFKDVLTGRKIRNHFNDWQIHISPDIAYAIRSYRIATDDHAFTVGEGAEILFEVARFIASRVVWLPRKGRYEIHQVLGPDEYHENANNNLFTNVQCRFALTEALETLQRLKREQPKRLEELTSLLQLEEQEIALWKDIADKLFIPGIDPTTGLLPQFDGYFDLEDIAPSELAGRLKDSNEYWGWPNGIAFETQVIKQADVIQLFYQYPHLYDKETMRRNYRYYEKRTQHRSSLSPAVHAIVAARLGFADEAYRYFLEAGLIDLYNSKPAISGGTFIGGIHTAACGIARQMAIQGFAGVEAYEGGIRFEPALPEVWKKLSFPFYYHGNRIEVTVGKKQARFEHKGKGKPIQLLLPEKAVELKAGESVEVYL
- a CDS encoding amidohydrolase, with product MASETQQVETDISALFFEAVEWRRSLHRHPQSGWLEFYATGFVAKKLESWGYQVLLGDKIIDPHSRLFLPAPETMDEAYGNALSAGIDEQYIRPAKGGLTGVVGIIQGKQPGPVIAYRFDIDSLEITETSNPELAANKEGFVSCYRGYAHMCGHDANTATGLLLAKYLSQRVDSLCGTVKLIFQPDEERLSGAKSMVAAGVVDDVDYLMAGHIAATMAETGAVAFHVSNMLSVSRSEITFHGASAHSTGRPDLGKNAILGACSAALNLHTIARHGNGLSVVHVGKITGGDSWNNVADRASLWIEVRAASSDIDAYLQRRVQRVLEGAAESYDLHVESRLVVSSEAGHNSPELIELGKRAIDGLSCVTAVPTAQVNASEDFVAMANIVRRRGGQAMYMLHGSPVGGGLHSDSLEIDEKVIRNAAVTYAAIYEALTKFTI